The stretch of DNA GCCACCTGGTTCAGCTCGCCGGCGCCGACGCCGGAAACCAGCTCGCCCAGCGGGCCCGGATCCGGCAGGCGCGAGGCGATCTGCGGGCACACCCGCGCCGCCAGCAGATCCGCGAACACCCGACCCGGGCCGACCGACCACAGCACCGCCGGATCCCCGGCCAGCACCAGCCGCGCCCCGTCCGGCAGCGACTCGACCAGCAGGGCCGCCGTCTCCACGTCCAGTTGGGGCGCGTCGAGCACGACGAGGAGGTCCAGCGCGAGCGAACCGTCCTCGTCCCGGCCGGGGCCCTCGGCGCCGGACAGCAGTCCGGCCATGGTGGCGACGGCGGACTCGGGCGCCTCCGAGGGCTCCTGCGCCTGCGGGAGCCGCCCGAGAAGCTGCCCGAAGCCGTCCCGGCCGAGCGGGCTGTGGGCGGCGGCCCAGGCGCGCAGCCCGAGACGACCCGCCTCGACGAGCAGCCGCGCGGGCTCGATGTGGGACGCCTCCCCGCCGGTGTGCAGCACCAGTCCGTGCCCGGCCACGGCGCGGAGCAACTCGGCGGCGGAGCCCTGCGCGGAGGTGGCGGCCCGCTCCCAGTCCGTGGCCGAACCGCCTTCCTTCGGCGCGGAGTTGATCAGGCGGGCGAGTCCGTCGGCCAGACTCTCCTCGGCGAGCGCGTACCGCTCCAGGCCGACGAGGACGCGCACCGGACGCCCGCCGTCCTCGTCCGCCTCCTCGGTGGCCGGGGCGTCCTCCAGGGCGTCCTGGAACACCAGGGCCTCGCCCTCCGCCAGCGTGCCGTTCAGGGCCGCCTCGGGGTCGGGCACCGCCCGCTGGGCCAGGGCGGCGGTCAGGGCCGGGGCTTCCAGGGCCGTGTGCCCGGCGAGGGCGGCCTGCTCCAGCAGCCACACGGTGAAGGCCCGCCCGCGGCGCTCGTCGTCCGGGCCGCACTCGGCGCCGAGCAGGGCGCGCGCGAACCCGTCGGCCTGCTCCGGCCGTACGCCGGTGACGTGGAGCAACTGCCAGGGGTCGGCGTGCAGCCGCTCCTCCGCGCCCTCGCCGAGGGCGGCGGCGACCTGGGGGGCGAGCGTCTCCGGTGCGCCGCCCTGGGCCAGCACCCGGCGCACCGCCTGGACGGTCTCCGGCGCCGGCCCGGCGGGCGCGGTGGCGGCCTCGGGTGCCACGGTCCTCGGCCGCGGTGCCGGTTCGGGGGCGGGGCGGCGCGGTGCGGGCTCGGGCTCGGCGAAGACGGTGGCCGAGGGCTTCTCACCGCTCTCCACGGCCCGCACGGCGGCCAGCAGGTCGGCCGCCGTGCCGCTGAGCTTGCCGCCGCTCTCGATCTGCCCCTTCCGCTCGGCCTTCCGCTGCTCGATCCGCTCCCGCTCGACCCGCTGAGCCGCCAACTCGGCCTCGGCCTCGGACCTCTTGCCCCCGTCCGAGCCGTCCGAGGGCTCCGCCTCCGCGCCGGACCGCCCGTCCTCCGCCGAGTCACTGCCGCCCGCGCTCGCGCCGTCCTCCGGGGCGACGCCCTTGCCCGAGGCCGCACCGGCCTCGGAGGCGCCGTCCTCCGAGTTCGCCCCGCCGTCCGAGGCGCCGCCTTCCCCGGCCCCCTCGGCTTCCGAGGCGCCGCTCCCGGCGCTCGTTCCGGCCCCGGAGGCGCCCCCCTCCGCAGCCGCCCCGCCTTCCTGCGCGCTGTTTCCCGACATCCCGCCCCCCGGCGTACCGCCCTCCCCGACCGGGCCGTCGTGGCGGAGGCCGTCGTCCGCCCCGGGGTCCGGGGTGCCAGGCCCCGTCTGTTCCGTGGTCTCCGGCTCCGTGCTCACAGCGTGCTCCAGTCGTGATCGGGATAGCGGTGCACGGGCTCCGACACGTCGTCGAGCGCCCGGCAGATCTCGTCAGGAAGACTAAGCGCCTCCACTGACAACACCGCCGTGAGCTGCTGCGCGTTGCGGGTACCGACGATCGGCGCCGTCACGCCCGGCCGGTCGCGGACCCAGGCGAGGGCCACCTGGAGCGGGGTCACCGCCAGCCCGTCCGCCGCCGTGGACACCGCGTCCACGATGCGGCCCGCCGTGTCGTCCAGGTACGGCTCGACGAACGGCGCCAGGTGTTCCGAGGCGCCCCGCGAGTCCGGCGGCGTCGCGTTGCGGTACTTGCCGGTCAGCACGCCGCGGCCCAGCGGTGAGGACGGCAGCAGGCCGACGCCCAGGTCCAGCGCGGCGGGCAGCACCTCGCGCTCCACGCCGCGTTGCAGCAGCGAGTACTCCATCTGCGTGCTCGCCAGCCGCGTCCGGGTGCCGGGCGCCGCGAGCTGCCAGGTCGCGGCCTTGGCCAGCTGCCAGCCGCAGAAGTTGGAGACGCCCGCGTAGCGCACCCGGCCGCTGCCGACGGCGAGGTCGACCGCGTGGAGGGTCTCCTCCAGCGGTGTGTGCGGGTCGAAGGCGTGGACGTGCCACACGTCGACGTAGTCCGTGCCGAGGCGGGCGAGGGAGGCGTCCAGCGCGGCCAGCAGATGGCCGCGGGAGCCGTCGAAACGCCGGTCCGGGTCCGGCACGCTGCCCGCCTTGGTCGAGAGGACCAGGTCACGGCGGGGCACGAGGCCGTCCATGAGCAGCCCGAGCAGGTACTCGGCCTGTCCGTCGCCGTACACGTCCGCCGTGTCCACGAGGGTGCCGCCCGCCTCCCAGAACACCTTCAGCATGTCCGCGGCGTCGTGCTCGTCGGTGTCCCGGCCCCAGGTGAGGGTGCCGAGGCCGATGCGGGACACGCGCAGGCCCGTACGGCCGAGATGCCTCTGCTCCATGGTCGCGAGATTACTGGCCACGGCTGGTACGTGGGTGACCTGTGGACAACCCGGTCCCCGCCCGCCGGGGCGGCGCCGCGAACCGGCCGTCCCGCAGGTCGTGCACTGCCATGTGCCGTGGCGCCGCGCTAGTGTTCCCCGCACAACGGACGTTACTGATCGGTAAGGGGAACGGCATGCAGCTCGGGATCAACCTCGGCTACTGGGGTGCCGGCATGGACGCGGACAACCTGGCCGTCGCGCAGGAGGCGGACCGCCTCGGATACGCCGTGTGCTGGGCGGCCGAGGCCTACGGCTCGGACGCGGCCACCGTGCTCACCTGGGTCGCAGCGCAGACCGAGCGCATCGACGTGGGCTCGGCCATCTTCCAGATCCCCGCCCGGCAGCCCGCGATGACGGCGATGACGGCCGCCACGCTGGACTCGCTGTCCGGCGGCCGCTTCCGGCTCGGCCTCGGCGTCTCCGGCCCGCAGGTGTCCGAGGGCTGGTACGGCGTGAAGTTCGACAGGCCGCTGGCCCGCACCCGCGAGTACGTCGAGATCGTCCGCAGGGCGATGACGCGGGAATGGCTGACGTACGACGGCGAGCACTGGACGCTGCCGCTGCCGGGCGGTCCCGGCAAGCCGATCAAGCTGACCGTGCACCCGCAGCGTGAGCACATCCCGCTCTACATCGCCGCCATCGGCCCGAAGAACCTGGAGCAGACCGGCGAGATCGCCGACGGCGCGCTGCTCATCTTCCCCTCCGCCGACCACCTCGAGGAGACGGCGGTCAAGCACCTGCGCGCCGGCCGCGAGAAGGCCGGCAAGGGCCTGGACGGCTTCGACGTCTGCCCGACCCTGCCGCTGGCCGTCGGCGACGACAAGGACGTGTCCCGCCTCGCCGACACCTTCCGCCCCTACACCGCGCTGTACGTCGGCGGCATGGGCAGCCGCAAGCAGAACTTCTACAACCAGCTCGCCCGTCGCATGGGCTACGAGAAGGAGGCCGCCGAGATCCAGGAGAAGTACCTGTCCGGCGACAAGCAGGGCGCCGCGGCCGCCGTACCGCAGCAGCTCATCGACCAGACCACACTGCTCGGCTCCGTCGACCGGATCGCGGACCGCATGAAGGCCTACGCCGCGGCGGGGGTGACCACGCTGACCCTCGCCCCCGCGGGCTTCACGCTGGAGGAGCGGCTGGCCTCGCTGCGGGTCGGCACCGAGGCCCTGGAGCGTGCCGGGCTGGCGTGACCGCCCGCCGCGACATGCAGGCGGCGGGGCGGTACGGCGGTGGCTTTTCGCGGCCGTGGTGGGGGCTCGGGGGTCTTCCCCGCCACGGCCGTCATGGAGAACAACGCCTCCGCCGCCGCGCGGTTACGCCCGTGTCCGGCCCCGTTCCGGTCGCCCCGCCGCCCGCCGCACGCTCCTCCGTTCGGCGTAGTGCGCCCTCACCCCTGTTGCGGCACCCCCGCGGTCGCATTCGACTCGAGCCGCGCGGCAGTCGGGCAGGGAGGCGGCCCGCGGTGCTTTGGCCCGGAAGCCTGTTCCAGGAGATCCTCGACCACGACGAGTCCTTCCGGCTGATCTGCTCCATCGAGGCCGGCGGGGAGGCGCGGGGCGGCTGGGAGAACGGCCGGATCGCGGCGCTCGTACCGCCCGGCGAGCGCGGCCTCGCCCCGAAGATCGCCCGCCACGGGGCGGACGAGGACAAGCCCGGCCGGATCCGCGCCCTGCCGTGCAAGCGCGGTGAGTGCGCCTCGCCGCCGCCGGGTACGACCGGACCATCCAGCGGACGCTGCACGCGTACACGCTCGCCGGGATCCGCGTCCACCGCGACGTCAGCCTGGCCGTCATGTCCCGTATGGGCCGCATCCTCGGCTGGTCCCCGGCCAGGTCGGCGCTCCTCGCGGCCGGCATCCACGCCGTGTACGCCTACGAGCGGCTGGTGGGCCGGCGCCGGATGACGACCCTGCGCATGCCCGAGCGCCGCGACGCCCTCGGCGGACCCGCCGCCCAGGCGCCCGCGTTCGCCTGACGGATGACGCGGGACCTACAGCCAGCCCTGCCGTTTGAACAGCCGGTACAGCAGCATCTCCAGAGCGGCCATCAGCAGGATCACCGCCGGGTAGGACCAGAGCCAGTGCAGCTCCGGCATGTGCGTGAAGTTCATGCCGTAGATACCGGCGATCATCGTGGGCACCGCGGCCATGGCCGCCCACGCGGAGATCTTCCGCATGTCGTCGTTCTGCTGGACGCCGGTCTGCGCGAGGTGCGCCGACAGGATGTCCGAGACCAGCCGGTCCAGGCTCTCCACCGAGTCGTTGACCCGGGTCAGATGGTCGCTGACGTCCCGGAAGAACGGCCGCGCCTTGTCGTCCACGAAGGGCACGGCCGGGGTGAACAGGCTCGTGCCGGTGCCGCCCAGGCGGGACATCGGCAGCGCCAGCGGGCCCGTCGCCCGCCGGAACTCCGTGATCCGGCGTTTGAAGGCGTAGATGCGTGAGGCGGAGTGCCGCGAGCCGCCGTCCGGCGAGAAGACCTCCGCCTCCAGCTCCTCCAGGTCCGTCTGGAGCGCGGCGGCCACGTCCAGGTAGTGGTCGACGGTGGTGTCGGCGATGGCGTACAGCACGGCGGTCGGGCCGTGGCCGAGCGTCTCCGGCTCCTGTTCGAGACGGCGCCGTACGGCGGCAAGCCCGTCGCCCTCGCCGTGGCGGACCGTCACCACGAACGAGTCGCCCAGGAAGATCATGATCTCGCCGGTGGAGACGGCGTCGCTGCGCGGCTCGTACACCACGGGCTTGAGCACCACGAACAGGGAGTCGTCGTAGACCTCCAGCTTGGGCCGCTGATGCGCCTTCAGGGCGTCCTCGACCGCCAGGGGATGCAGCGCGAACTCCTCGGTGACCAGGCCGAACTCGTCCTCGCCCGGCTCGTGCAGCCCCACCCACACGAAACCCCCGGCGGCCCGCGCCGCGGCCAGGGCGTCGGAGAGGTCGGCGAAGCCCGGTGTGCGGTGGCCGTCACGGTAGACGGCGCAGTCGACGATCACAGAGCGTGTTCTCCCTTCGTCCGGTCGCCACCCGAAGCGTTCGTACGCCTACCCTGGCCGCATGCCCACGCTGATCCTCGTCAGGCACGGACGTTCCACCGCCAACACCGCCGGACTGCTCGCCGGCTGGACCCCCGGGGTCGCCCTGGACGAACGCGGCACCGCGCAGGCCGCGGCGCTGCCGGGGCGGCTCGGCGGACTGCCGATCGCCGAAGTCGTCACCAGTCCGCTGCAGCGCTGCCGGGAAACCGTACGACCGCTGCTGGACGCCCGGCCGGAACTGACCGCGCACACGGACGAGCGGATCGGCGAGTGCCACTACGGCGACTGGTCCGGCCGCAAGCTCGCCGAGCTCAAGGACGAGCCGCTGATGGAGGTGGTGCAGGCGCACCCCTCGGCGGCCGCGTTCCCCGGGGGCGAGTCCATGCGCGCGATGCAGACCCGCGCCGCCGAGGCGGTGCGCGAGTGGAACGCGCGCGTGGAGCGCGACCACGGCGCCGACGCCGTCTACCTGATGTGCTCCCACGGTGACATCATCAAGTCCCTCGTGGCGGACGCGCTCGGCCTTCATCTGGACCTCTTCCAGAGGATCTCCGTCGAACCCTGCTCCGTCACCGCGATCCGCTACACCAGGTTGCGGCCCTTCCTGGTACGGCTCGGCGACACCGGGGACTTCGCGTCCCTGGCACCGCGTGAGGAGCCGGAGGGCGACGACGCACCGGTCGGGGGCGGCGCGGGCGCACCGTGATCGTCGGCCGCAGTAGGGTGAAGCGGTCGCCCTCGACTTCCCGATTCAGACGTTCTCACGATTCCCATGGAGACAGGACGTGTCCCGTCAGGTGTTCCTCTACGACCCCCCGGACCGCTTCGTGGCCGGCACGGTCGGACTGCCCGGGCGCCGTACGTTCTTCCTCCAGGCCACAGCAGGCCCCCGAGTGACCAGCGTGGCCCTGGAGAAGACCCAGGTCGCCGCGCTCGCCGAGCGCATGGACGAACTGCTGGACGAGGTGCTGCGCCGCAGCGGCGGCAGCGCCGCCGTGCCCGCCATGGCGCCCAGCGAGATCGCCGACACCGGCCCGCTGGACACTCCCATCGAGGAGGAGTTCCGGGTGGGCACCATGGCGCTCGCCTGGGACGGTGAGGAACAGCGCATGATCGTCGAGGCGCAGGCCCTCGTCGAGCTCGACGCGGAGTCCGAGGAGGACCTCGCCGAGGCCGAGGAGCGGCTGCTGCAGGACGAGGAGAACGGTCCCCCGATGCTGCGGGTCCGGCTCACCGGCGCGCAGGCGAGGGCCTTCGCCAAGCGCGCCCTCGACGTCGTCAACGCCGGGCGGCCGCCGTGCCCGCTGTGCAGCCTCCCGCTCGACCCGGAAGGACACGTATGTCCGCGCCAGAACGGATACCGCCGCGGAGCGTGACGCCCGGCGCCGAGCCCGCCGAACTGCTCGCCCAGGGTGAGCTGACCGTGCGCGGCCGCATCCGCGAGGCCTCCAACGCGGCACTGTTCTGCACGGTCGCGTACGACGGCCGGGAGGCGTCCTGCGTGTACAAGCCGGTCGCCGGGGAGCGGCCGCTGTGGGACTTCCCCGACGGCACCCTCGCCGCCCGCGAGGTGGCGGCGTACGAGGTCTCCGAGGCGACCGGCTGGTCCCTGGTGCCGCCCACCGTGCTGCGCGACGGCCCGTACGGCGAGGGCATGGTCCAGCTGTGGATCGAGGCGACCCCGGAAGCCGAACTGCTCGCGCTGCTGGACGCCGAGGAACCCGGACCGGGCTGGAAGGCGATCGGCTTCGCCGAGGTCGGCGAGGGGCGCACGGCACTGCTGGTGCACGCCGACGACGAGCGGCTGCGCCGGATGGCCGTGCTGGACGCGGTGATCAACAACGCCGACCGCAAGGGCGGCCACCTGCTGCCGACCCCGGAGGGACACCTCTACGGCATCGACCACGGCGTCACCTTCAACGTCGAGAACAAGCTGCGCACCCTCCTGTGGGGCTGGGCGGGCGAACCGCTCCCGCCGGAGGTCCTGGCCGTCCTCAAGGCCCTGGAGGACACGCTCCGCGACGGCGCCCCCCTCGCGAGCCGGCTGGCCGCCCTGATCACCGCGGCCGAACTCGACGCCACCCGCGCACGCGTGACCGCGCTGCTCACCTCCGGCGCACACCCCGAGCCGAGCGGCGAGTGGCCGGCGATCCCATGGCCGCCGGTCTGAGAGAACAGGGGTCAACCAGCCATCCGGGGTGGTCCGGTTCGTAGATGGGACCGCGGTCCGGTTACGCTCATGACATGCATGCCTGGCCCGCTTCCGAAGTCCCCGCCCTGCCTGGTGAGGGCCGCGACCTCAGGATCCACGACACCGCGACCGGTGGCCTGGTCACACTCGACCCCGGTCCCGTCGCCCGTATCTATGTCTGCGGCATCACGCCGTACGACGCCACCCACATGGGGCACGCGGCGACCTACAACGCGTTCGACCTCGTGCAGCGCGTGTGGCTCGACACCAAGCGGCAGGTTCACTACGTCCAGAATGTGACCGACGTCGACGATCCCCTGCTGGAGCGGGCGCAGCGCGACGACGTCGACTGGGTGGAGCTGGCCGAGCAGGAGACGGCCCTGTTCCGTGAGGACATGACGGCCCTGCGGATGCTGCCGCCCCGGCACTACATCGGCGCCGTGGAGGCCATACCCGGCATCGTCCCGCTGGTCGAACGACTGCGCGACCTGGGGGCGGCGTACGAGCTCGACGGGGACGTGTACTTCTCCGTCGAGTCCGACCCCCACTTCGGCGAGGTCTCCCGCCTCGACGCGGCGGCCATGCGGCTGCTTTCGGCCGAGCGCGGCGGCGACCCGGACCGCCCGGGCAAGAAGAACCCGCTCGACCCGATGCTGTGGATGGCCGCCCGGGACGGCGAGCCGAGCTGGGACGGGGGCTCCCTCGGCCGCGGCCGGCCCGGCTGGCACATCGAGTGCGTGGCCATCGCCCTGGACCACCTCGGCATGGGCTTCGAGGTGCAGGGCGGCGGATCCGACCTCGCCTTCCCGCACCACGAGATGGGCGCCTCGCACGCCCAGGTGCTCACCGGCGAGTTCCCCATGGCCAAGGCGTACGTCCACGCCGGCATGGTCGCGCTCGACGGCGAGAAGATGTCCAAGTCCAAGGGCAACCTGGTCTTCGTCTCGCGGCTCAGGCGCGACGGCGTCGACCCCGCCGCCATCCGCCTCGCGCTCCTCGCCCACCACTACCGCTCCGACTGGGAGTGGACCGACCGGGTGCTCCAGGAAGCCGGCGAGCGTCTGGACCGCTGGCGCGCGGCCGTCTCCCGTCCCGACGGCCCGTCCGCGGACGGGCTGGTCGAGGAGATCCGCGACGCCCTCGCCGACGACCTGAACGCCCCGGCGGCCCTCGCCGCGGTCGACCGCTGGGTGGCCCTCCAGCAGGAGCACGGCGGCGAGGACACCGGCGCCCCCGGCCTCGCCTCGCGCGCCGTGGACGCCCTGCTGGGCGTGGCTCTCTGACCCGACCGGCCGGACACGGCATCAGGGGCGGTGCGCGTCACGCGCACCGCCCCTGATCCGTTCACTCCTCCGACGCGTCGTTCCCGGCGTCCCCGTCGTCCGGCTCCGCCTTCGGCGGTCGTGGCGGTCGCGACCGTCCGCCGGGGCCGTCCCGCAGATACGAGCCGCCGTCGCCGCCGTCCGCCGTGGCGTGGCCGCCCGACGACGGGCCGCCGTCCCGGCGCCGCAGATACCGCTCGAACTCACGGGCGATCGCCTCGCCCGACGCCTCCGGCAGCTCGGCGGTGTCCCGGGCCTCCTCCAGCGTCTGGACGTACTCCGCGACCTCGCTGTCCTCGGCGGCCAGCTGGTCCACGCCCACCTGCCAGGCACGCGCGTCCTCCGGCAGCTCGCCCAGCGGAATGCGCAGGTCCAGCAGGTCCTCCAGACGGTTGAGGAGGGCCAGCGTCGCCTTCGGGTTCGGCGGCTGCGACACGTAGTGCGGAACCGCCGCCCACAGCGAGACGGCCGGGACACCCGCGTGCGTGCAGGCCTCCTGGAGGATCCCGACGATGCCCGTCGGCCCCTCGTACTTGGTCTCCTCCAGGTCCATGCGGCGGGCCAGATCCGTGTCCGACGTGGTCCCGCTGATGGGGACCGGACGCGTGTGCGGGGTGTCACCGAGCAGCGCGCCCAGGATGACCACCAGCTCCACGCCCAGCTCGTGCGCGAAGCCGAGCAGTTCGTTGCAGAACGAGCGCCAGCGCATGGACGGTTCGATGCCGCGGACCAGCACCAGGTCGCGCGGTTTGTCGCCGCCGACCCGGACCACCGACAACCTGGTCGTCGGCCAGGTGATCCTGCGCACGCCGCCGTCCATGAACACGGTGGGGCGGTTGACCTGGAAGTCGTAGTAGTCCTCGGCGTCCAGCGCCGCGAACACCTCGCCCTTCCACTCCTTCTCCAGATGCGCGACCGCGGTGGAGGCGGCGTCGCCGGCATCGTTCCAGCCCTCGAACGCGGCCACCATGACCGGGTCGATCAGCTCGGGAACCCCCTCGAGCTCGATCACCCAGCGCCTCCTTCCGACGTGCCCTCGCCTGACCCACCAACCTTACGGCGTTCGGCGGGGGCGTCCGCAGCCCCCTTGCACGGGGGAGTGAACGGATCACTGCCCCGTCCGAGTCCTTCGAACACCCATGATCGCCGCCCCCCGCGGCCCCGCCCGTCCTCCGGTCCACACCTCCGATGGATCACCGGGCCGAGCGCAGCCACTGCTCCACGCTCGCGATGTGCACCGTCGCCCACGAACGCGCCGCCTCCGCGTCGCGGTCGCGCAGCGCGCCGAGGATCGCGCGGTGCTCGCGCAGCGTGCGGCCGACCGCGTCCCGCCGGTCCAGTCCGCGCCAGACGCGGGCCCGGGTGGCGGGCCCGGACAACCCGTCGAGCAGGGAGCACAGGACCGAGTTGCCGCAGCCCCGCGCGATGCCCCGGTGGAACTCCAGATCGCAGGCGACCAGCTCCTCCACCGAGGGATCGCCGCCGAGTGCGTCCAACCGGGCGTCGAGCACGTCCAGTTGCTCCTCGCTGATGCGGGACGCCGCCATCGCGGTCGCGGCCGGCTCCAGGATGCGGCGCACCGCCAGGAATTCCAGCACCGTGTCGTCGCGGTGGAAGTCGACGACGAACCCCATTGCCTCCAGGAGCAGTTGAGGATCCAGGCTGGTGACGTACGTGCCGTCGCCCTGCCGCACGTCCAGGATCCGGATCAGGGACAGCGCCCGCACGGCCTCCCGCAGGGAGTTGCGCGACAGCCCCAGTTCGGCGGCGAGTTCGCTCTCCTTGGGCAGCCGGTCGCCGGGCCGCAGCGCACCGGAGACGATCATCCCCTTGATCTTCTCGATCGCCTCGTCGGTCACCGCCATGACCGGCCTCCCCAGGGCGCTCAGACATCGGATGTCTCGGTCCATTATGGAGGTTCCCCGGACCGGCCCGGGAGGAAAACGCACAGCTCGGCGCCGCAGTCGGCACCCCTTGCGGGGGAGCCGGCCGCGGCGCCGGCCCGGCGGCTTTGCTCACTGCCCGTCGGGCCGCCTCCGGTCGAGCAGGCCCCGCACCTTTGCCCGTACCTCGTCCGTGGCCAGGCCGCGGATCGTCAGCGTCGTACGCCGGCGCAGCACGTCGTCCGCCGTCTGGGCCCACTCGTGGTCCCGGGCCCAGACGACCTGCGCCCAGATCTCCGGGGCGTCCGGGTGGACCCGCTCGCCCAGCTCCGGGTTCTCGTTGGCCAGCCGGGCGATGTCGAAGGCCAGCGAACCGTAGTGCGTGGCCAGGTGCTTGGCGGTGTCGGCCGCCATGCGCGGACCGGGCGCCGGACGGTCCACGAGGAGCCGGTGGGCGACCGCCCGCGGGTTGGCGATGCCCGGCAGCGGCAGCCGCTTCGGCAGGGAGGAGATCGGCTCGAAGTCCTCGCCCAGCGGGGCGCTCGGCAGGGACTCCAGCTTCCTCATCACCGTCCGGCCGATGTGCCGGAAGGTGGTCCACTTGCCGCCCGCCACGGACAGCATGCCGCCCCTGCCCTCCGTCACCACCGTCTCGCGCCTGGCCTTGGCGGTGTCCCCGGGGCCGCCCGGCAGCACCCGCAGCCCGGCGAACGCGTACGTGATCAGGTCGCGGTCGAGCTGCCGGTCGCGTACGGAGAACGCGGCCTCGTCGAGTATCTGGGTGATGTCCTTGTCGTCGACCGCCACATCGGCCGGGTCGCCCTCGTACTCCTCGTCGGTCGTGCCGAGCAGCAGCATGTCCTCCCAGGGGAGGGCGAAGGTGATGCGGTACTTGTCGATCGGCGTGGCCAGCGCGGCCTTCCACGGGGAGGTGCGCTTCAGCACCAGGTGGGCGCCCTTGGACAGGCGGATCGACGGCCCCGCGTTCGGGTCCTCCATTCTGCGCAGGTGGTCCACCCAGGGGCCGGTCGCGTTCAGCACCAGGCGGGCGTCCACCCCGAACTCCTCGCCGGACAGCCGGTCCCTCAGCTCGGCGCCGGTGACCCGGCCCCGGGTGAAGCGCAGACCGGTCACCTCGGCGTGGTTGAGGACGACCGCGCCCGACTCGACGGCGGCGCGGACCGTCATCAGCGCCATGCGCGCGTCGTTCATCTGGTCGTCGCCGTAGACGGCCACCGCCCTGAGGTTCTCGGTGCGCAGCTCCGGCACGTCCTGCGCGGCCCTCGCCGGGCTGAGCAGGTGGCCCACACCGTCGCCGAAGGCGGACAGCGCGGAGTAGGCGAACACGCCCGCCCCGAGCTTCGCCGCGCCGTGCGGCCCGCCCTTGTACACGGGGAGATAGAAGGTGAGCGGGTTCGCCAGATGGGGAGCCACCTGGCGGGAGACCGCACGGCGCTCGAAGTGGTTCTCCGCCACCAGCTTCACCGCGCCGGTCTGCAGATAGCGCAGGCCCCCGTGGAGCAGCTTGGAGGAGGCGGAGGAGGTGGCGCCGGCGAAGTCGCCGGCGTCGACCAGGGCCACCCTGAGACCGGACTGCGCGGCGTGCCAGGCGGTGGAGATGCCCAGGATGCCGCCGCCGATCACGAGGAGGTCGTAGGCCGCCCTCGAGAGCTGCTCCCGGGTCTCGGCACGGCTCGGGTTCGGGCCGAAGGACGGAACCGTTCCCAGGGCGGGCACGGACTGCAGGGTGGACTGACCGGTCATCGCTTGTTCTTGCTCCTCGTCAGCTTTCGTCAGCTTTCGTCGGTTTTCATCAGCTCTCGTCGTCGAGCCAGCCCATGGTCCTCTCGACGGCCTTGAGCCAGTTCTTGTACTCACGGTCGCGGATGTCCGCGTCCATGCGGGGGGTCCATTCGGCGGCCCGGCGCCAGTTGGCGCGCAGGTCGTCGGTGCTGCTCCAGAAACCGACGGCGAGACCGGCGGCGTAGGCGGCACCGAGGCAGGTGGTCTCGGCGACCATCGGGCGCACCACGGGGGCGTCCAGGAAGTCCGCGAGCATCTGCATCAGCAGGTTGTTGGAGGTCATGCCGCCGTCGACCTTCAGCGCCGTCAGCTCGACACCGGAGTCCTTGGTCATGGCG from Streptomyces sp. 6-11-2 encodes:
- the corA gene encoding magnesium/cobalt transporter CorA, producing the protein MIVDCAVYRDGHRTPGFADLSDALAAARAAGGFVWVGLHEPGEDEFGLVTEEFALHPLAVEDALKAHQRPKLEVYDDSLFVVLKPVVYEPRSDAVSTGEIMIFLGDSFVVTVRHGEGDGLAAVRRRLEQEPETLGHGPTAVLYAIADTTVDHYLDVAAALQTDLEELEAEVFSPDGGSRHSASRIYAFKRRITEFRRATGPLALPMSRLGGTGTSLFTPAVPFVDDKARPFFRDVSDHLTRVNDSVESLDRLVSDILSAHLAQTGVQQNDDMRKISAWAAMAAVPTMIAGIYGMNFTHMPELHWLWSYPAVILLMAALEMLLYRLFKRQGWL
- a CDS encoding LLM class F420-dependent oxidoreductase — its product is MQLGINLGYWGAGMDADNLAVAQEADRLGYAVCWAAEAYGSDAATVLTWVAAQTERIDVGSAIFQIPARQPAMTAMTAATLDSLSGGRFRLGLGVSGPQVSEGWYGVKFDRPLARTREYVEIVRRAMTREWLTYDGEHWTLPLPGGPGKPIKLTVHPQREHIPLYIAAIGPKNLEQTGEIADGALLIFPSADHLEETAVKHLRAGREKAGKGLDGFDVCPTLPLAVGDDKDVSRLADTFRPYTALYVGGMGSRKQNFYNQLARRMGYEKEAAEIQEKYLSGDKQGAAAAVPQQLIDQTTLLGSVDRIADRMKAYAAAGVTTLTLAPAGFTLEERLASLRVGTEALERAGLA
- a CDS encoding histidine phosphatase family protein, with translation MPTLILVRHGRSTANTAGLLAGWTPGVALDERGTAQAAALPGRLGGLPIAEVVTSPLQRCRETVRPLLDARPELTAHTDERIGECHYGDWSGRKLAELKDEPLMEVVQAHPSAAAFPGGESMRAMQTRAAEAVREWNARVERDHGADAVYLMCSHGDIIKSLVADALGLHLDLFQRISVEPCSVTAIRYTRLRPFLVRLGDTGDFASLAPREEPEGDDAPVGGGAGAP
- a CDS encoding ATP-dependent RecD-like DNA helicase produces the protein MSTEPETTEQTGPGTPDPGADDGLRHDGPVGEGGTPGGGMSGNSAQEGGAAAEGGASGAGTSAGSGASEAEGAGEGGASDGGANSEDGASEAGAASGKGVAPEDGASAGGSDSAEDGRSGAEAEPSDGSDGGKRSEAEAELAAQRVERERIEQRKAERKGQIESGGKLSGTAADLLAAVRAVESGEKPSATVFAEPEPAPRRPAPEPAPRPRTVAPEAATAPAGPAPETVQAVRRVLAQGGAPETLAPQVAAALGEGAEERLHADPWQLLHVTGVRPEQADGFARALLGAECGPDDERRGRAFTVWLLEQAALAGHTALEAPALTAALAQRAVPDPEAALNGTLAEGEALVFQDALEDAPATEEADEDGGRPVRVLVGLERYALAEESLADGLARLINSAPKEGGSATDWERAATSAQGSAAELLRAVAGHGLVLHTGGEASHIEPARLLVEAGRLGLRAWAAAHSPLGRDGFGQLLGRLPQAQEPSEAPESAVATMAGLLSGAEGPGRDEDGSLALDLLVVLDAPQLDVETAALLVESLPDGARLVLAGDPAVLWSVGPGRVFADLLAARVCPQIASRLPDPGPLGELVSGVGAGELNQVAAPGKEVVIVPVRDAGEAVHRTVQLVADSVPRAIGVPAEQTVVITPGHGGAAGTRALNAALKERLNPGPGRFGGFDPGDRIAYSPAPGRTLPGQVVKADAEGLHLSCSDAHVVVPKERVESQLRHGWALTAHQAVGGRWPAVVVVLPGDAAKGLSRPWVYTAFSRAARHLSVVHGVEQALPRAVAEIPARPRTTRLPALLQPPAQDPGTQEGTAG
- a CDS encoding aldo/keto reductase, whose translation is MEQRHLGRTGLRVSRIGLGTLTWGRDTDEHDAADMLKVFWEAGGTLVDTADVYGDGQAEYLLGLLMDGLVPRRDLVLSTKAGSVPDPDRRFDGSRGHLLAALDASLARLGTDYVDVWHVHAFDPHTPLEETLHAVDLAVGSGRVRYAGVSNFCGWQLAKAATWQLAAPGTRTRLASTQMEYSLLQRGVEREVLPAALDLGVGLLPSSPLGRGVLTGKYRNATPPDSRGASEHLAPFVEPYLDDTAGRIVDAVSTAADGLAVTPLQVALAWVRDRPGVTAPIVGTRNAQQLTAVLSVEALSLPDEICRALDDVSEPVHRYPDHDWSTL
- a CDS encoding DUF3090 domain-containing protein, translated to MSRQVFLYDPPDRFVAGTVGLPGRRTFFLQATAGPRVTSVALEKTQVAALAERMDELLDEVLRRSGGSAAVPAMAPSEIADTGPLDTPIEEEFRVGTMALAWDGEEQRMIVEAQALVELDAESEEDLAEAEERLLQDEENGPPMLRVRLTGAQARAFAKRALDVVNAGRPPCPLCSLPLDPEGHVCPRQNGYRRGA